One Salvia splendens isolate huo1 chromosome 12, SspV2, whole genome shotgun sequence genomic window carries:
- the LOC121758052 gene encoding ABC transporter B family member 9-like isoform X1, which translates to MADGQAAAVKPPEKKEDEKVPFYKLFSFADKLDILLMVVGTISAIGNGVSQPLMTLIFGELIDSFGGGDRSTVVHAVSKVSLKLVYLGIGAGIASLLQMVCWMVTGERQATRIRGLYLKTILRQDVEFFDTQTSTGEIIGRMSGDTILIQEAMGEKVGKFIQFFSTFFGGFIIAFCRGWLLSIVLCTCIPALVAAGAVSAVLMGKMATRGQTAYADAGNVVEQTVGAIRTVQSYTGEKQAVDKYDAKLVIAYKASVKQGLASGTGFGCMLFMVFSTYGLAIWYGGKLIITKGYSGGKVVNVIMSIMTGGIAIGQAFPCVNAFAAGQAAAYKMFETIHRKPKIDADCGGIILEDIKGEIELKDVYFRYPARPEIQIFQGFSIFIPSGKTAALVGQSGSGKSTVISFVERFYDPEAGQVLIDGVDLKKLKLKWIRGKIGLVSQEPILFATSIKENILYGKEDATDEEIRRAIQLANAAKFIDKLPKGLDTMVGEHGTQLSGGQKQRIAIARAILKDPRILLLDEATSALDAESERTVQEALDNVMTNRTTVVVAHRLTTIRNADIIAVVHQGKLVEQGTHDELMNDPEGAYTQLVRMQERSKEAETSPSSQEETPHALDRSLSRSDSQRLSMRKSSSNDSSRHSFTLYGVPTFDLRGIQPIEDDVEEPDEDTTSRRSKVSIRRLAAMNKPEVPYLLLGCVGAGVQGLVFPMFGLLLSTAIRIFFEPPSQLKKDSSFWGLMMVVLGLSTLLALPVQNYFFGVAGGKLIQRIRSLSFKKVVHQEISWFDDPTNSSGAIGARLSSDAATVRSIVGDALGLIAQNMSTCLAGLIIAFTANWLLAIIILAVLPLVGLQGFLQMRFYKGFSADAKVMYEEASQIANDAVSSIRTVASFSAEDKVMKMYEQKCEGPLKQGVRLGIVSGAGFGVGALALYCTQAFCFYIGAILIQNGRASFGEVFKVFFALTMSATGISQASATAPDVNKVKDSAASIFELLDSKPEIDSSKEEGTTLSSVRGEIELLHVSFKYPTRPDIPIFRDLCLSIPSGKTVALVGESGSGKSTVIALIERFYNPNSGQIFLDGVELRKFRLSWLRQQMGLVSQEPVLFNDTIRANIAYGKKGEVTEEEIINATKAANAHTFISGLPNGYNTGVGERGVQLSGGQKQRIAISRAILKDPKILLLDEATSALDAESERIVQDALDRVMVNRTTVVVAHRLTTIMGADVIAVVKNGVLCEKGKHDVLMKIKDGVYASLVALHASAQ; encoded by the exons ATGGCCGACGGTCAGGCGGCGGCGGTGAAGCCACCGGAGAAGAAAGAGGATGAGAAAGTGCCGTTTTATAAACTATTTTCCTTTGCAGACAAGCTCGACATACTTCTAATGGTGGTTGGCACAATCTCAGCCATCGGGAATGGCGTGTCGCAGCCGCTCATGACGCTTATTTTCGGCGAGTTGATCGATTCCTTCGGCGGTGGTGATCGATCGACTGTTGTGCATGCAGTTTCCAAG GTTTCGTTGAAATTGGTATACTTGGGCATTGGTGCTGGTATTGCTTCACTTCTGC AGATGGTGTGTTGGATGGTAACTGGTGAAAGACAGGCTACTCGAATAAGAGGACTATACTTGAAAACTATATTAAGGCAGGATGTCGAGTTCTTCGATACTCAAACCTCAACAGGAGAGATCATTGGGAGGATGTCTGGCGATACGATTCTCATTCAAGAAGCCATGGGTGAAAAA GTGggaaaatttattcaatttttttcaacaTTCTTTGGAGGCTTTATTATTGCTTTCTGTAGAGGATGGCTCCTGTCGATCGTCTTGTGTACGTGCATTCCTGCTCTTGTTGCAGCAGGAGCAGTTTCGGCTGTACTCATGGGGAAGATGGCGACACGTGGACAAACTGCTTATGCTGATGCCGGAAATGTAGTTGAGCAAACAGTTGGAGCAATTAGGACG GTTCAATCCTACACTGGTGAGAAACAAGCTGTGGATAAGTACGACGCCAAATTGGTTATTGCTTATAAGGCTTCTGTGAAACAAGGGCTAGCTTCAGGCACTGGATTTGGTTGCATGTTGTTCATGGTCTTTTCTACTTATGGACTTGCAATTTGGTATGGAGGCAAACTGATAATCACCAAAGGATACAGTGGAGGGAAAGTTGTGAATGTTATCATGTCCATCATGACAGGGGGGAT AGCAATTGGCCAGGCTTTTCCATGTGTGAATGCCTTTGCAGCAGGGCAAGCTGCTGCCTACAAGATGTTTGAGACCATCCATCGGAAACCAAAAATTGATGCTGATTGTGGTGGAATTATTTTGGAGGATATAAAAGGGGAGATCGAGCTCAAAGATGTGTATTTCAGATATCCAGCAAGACCAGAAATCCAGATATTTCAAGGCTTCTCGATTTTCATACCGAGTGGGAAGACTGCTGCTTTGGTTGGGCAGAGTGGGAGTGGCAAATCAACCGTGATTAGCTTCGTGGAGAGGTTTTATGATCCTGAAGCTGGACAAGTACTGATTGATGGAGTTGACTTGAAGAAGTTAAAGCTGAAATGGATCAGAGGAAAGATTGGACTTGTCAGCCAGGAACCTATCTTGTTTGCCACTTCCATTAAAGAGAACATACTATACGGGAAGGAAGATGCCACGGATGAAGAGATACGAAGGGCTATTCAGCTTGCTAATGCTGCTAAGTTCATTGACAAGTTACCAAAG GGTCTTGATACAATGGTGGGAGAACATGGTACCCAGCTCTCTGGGGGTCAGAAGCAGAGGATTGCGATTGCTCGTGCCATTCTGAAAGATCCCAGAATTCTGCTTCTTGATGAAGCAACGAGCGCTCTTGATGCCGAGTCAGAACGAACGGTTCAGGAAGCACTCGACAATGTCATGACAAACCGTACAACAGTGGTGGTTGCACATCGTTTGACAACTATTAGGAATGCTGATATCATAGCCGTTGTGCATCAAGGGAAACTGGTAGAGCAAG GCACACATGATGAACTGATGAATGATCCTGAAGGAGCTTATACGCAACTTGTTCGCATGCAAGAAAGGAGCAAAGAGGCTGAAACTAGTCCTAGCAGTCAAGAAGAGACCCCTCACGCCTTAGATAGAAGCTTGAGCAGATCCGACAGCCAGAGACTTTCCATGCGCAAATCCTCAAGCAATGACTCATCAAGGCATTCTTTCACACTTTACGGTGTTCCTACCTTTGACCTGCGCGGAATCCAACCTATCGAAGACGATGTAGAAGAACCTGACGAAGACACAACGAGCAGACGCAGCAAAGTTTCTATCAGACGGTTAGCAGCCATGAACAAACCCGAAGTGCCATATTTGCTACTTGGGTGTGTAGGTGCAGGAGTGCAGGGTTTGGTCTTCCCTATGTTCGGGCTTTTGCTGTCAACAGCTATCAGAATCTTCTTCGAACCTCCGAGTCAGCTCAAGAAGGATTCCAGTTTTTGGGGGCTTATGATGGTTGTGCTAGGCCTCAGTACTCTGCTGGCCCTTCCTGTACAGAACTACTTCTTCGGAGTTGCAGGTGGAAAATTGATCCAGAGAATTCGCTCTTTGTCGTTTAAGAAGGTCGTTCACCAAGAGATCAGTTGGTTTGATGATCCTACAAACTCAAG TGGAGCAATTGGAGCGAGATTATCAAGTGATGCCGCGACTGTTAGAAGCATTGTGGGGGATGCTTTGGGACTGATAGCTCAAAATATGTCCACTTGTTTAGCAGGTCTCATCATTGCCTTCACTGCTAACTGGTTGCTGGCCATCATTATCTTAGCAGTCCTTCCTCTTGTTGGTTTACAAGGATTCCTTCAGATGAGATTCTACAAAGGCTTCTCTGCTGATGCCAAG GTTATGTATGAAGAGGCTAGCCAAATAGCAAACGACGCTGTTAGCAGTATCAGAACAGTGGCGTCGTTCAGCGCTGAGGACAAGGTGATGAAGATGTACGAGCAGAAATGCGAGGGTCCTCTAAAGCAAGGAGTCAGGCTCGGAATTGTAAGTGGTGCAGGTTTTGGTGTTGGTGCGTTGGCGCTCTACTGCACCCAGGCCTTCTGTTTCTATATAGGAGCCATACTCATTCAAAACGGTAGAGCATCATTTGGTGAAGTATTCAAGGTTTTCTTCGCCTTAACCATGTCTGCGACTGGGATCTCCCAAGCTAGTGCCACAGCTCCGGATGTCAACAAAGTGAAAGACTCTGCTGCCTCTATATTCGAGCTGCTCGACAGCAAGCCTGAGATCGATTCAAGCAAAGAGGAAGGCACGACGTTGTCTAGTGTTCGCGGTGAGATTGAGCTTCTTCATGTCAGTTTCAAGTATCCCACACGGCCTGATATTCCAATCTTCAGAGACTTATGCCTCTCCATACCTTCTGGAAAG ACAGTTGCTCTAGTTGGGGAGAGTGGCAGTGGAAAATCAACCGTCATCGCGCTGATAGAGAGATTCTACAATCCTAACTCGGGCCAGATTTTCTTGGACGGAGTGGAGCTCAGGAAGTTCAGGCTGAGTTGGCTGAGGCAACAGATGGGGCTGGTGAGCCAGGAGCCGGTGCTGTTCAATGACACAATCCGAGCCAATATCGCCTACGGGAAGAAGGGAGAGGTGACAGAGGAAGAGATCATCAACGCAACGAAAGCAGCCAACGCTCACACCTTCATCTCCGGGCTGCCTAATGGCTACAACACGGGCGTTGGGGAGAGAGGCGTGCAGTTATCAGGTGGTCAGAAGCAACGGATAGCCATTTCTCGGGCAATACTGAAGGACCCCAAGATCCTTCTCCTTGACGAGGCGACAAGTGCGCTGGATGCTGAGTCGGAGAGGATAGTGCAGGACGCGTTGGATCGGGTGATGGTGAACAGAACCACGGTTGTGGTGGCGCATCGGCTGACGACGATAATGGGGGCGGATGTCATTGCGGTGGTGAAGAACGGAGTGCTTTGTGAGAAGGGGAAGCATGATGTGCTGATGAAGATCAAAGATGGAGTGTATGCATCATTGGTTGCTCTTCATGCAAGTGCACAGTAG
- the LOC121758052 gene encoding ABC transporter B family member 9-like isoform X2: MADGQAAAVKPPEKKEDEKVPFYKLFSFADKLDILLMVVGTISAIGNGVSQPLMTLIFGELIDSFGGGDRSTVVHAVSKVSLKLVYLGIGAEMVCWMVTGERQATRIRGLYLKTILRQDVEFFDTQTSTGEIIGRMSGDTILIQEAMGEKVGKFIQFFSTFFGGFIIAFCRGWLLSIVLCTCIPALVAAGAVSAVLMGKMATRGQTAYADAGNVVEQTVGAIRTVQSYTGEKQAVDKYDAKLVIAYKASVKQGLASGTGFGCMLFMVFSTYGLAIWYGGKLIITKGYSGGKVVNVIMSIMTGGIAIGQAFPCVNAFAAGQAAAYKMFETIHRKPKIDADCGGIILEDIKGEIELKDVYFRYPARPEIQIFQGFSIFIPSGKTAALVGQSGSGKSTVISFVERFYDPEAGQVLIDGVDLKKLKLKWIRGKIGLVSQEPILFATSIKENILYGKEDATDEEIRRAIQLANAAKFIDKLPKGLDTMVGEHGTQLSGGQKQRIAIARAILKDPRILLLDEATSALDAESERTVQEALDNVMTNRTTVVVAHRLTTIRNADIIAVVHQGKLVEQGTHDELMNDPEGAYTQLVRMQERSKEAETSPSSQEETPHALDRSLSRSDSQRLSMRKSSSNDSSRHSFTLYGVPTFDLRGIQPIEDDVEEPDEDTTSRRSKVSIRRLAAMNKPEVPYLLLGCVGAGVQGLVFPMFGLLLSTAIRIFFEPPSQLKKDSSFWGLMMVVLGLSTLLALPVQNYFFGVAGGKLIQRIRSLSFKKVVHQEISWFDDPTNSSGAIGARLSSDAATVRSIVGDALGLIAQNMSTCLAGLIIAFTANWLLAIIILAVLPLVGLQGFLQMRFYKGFSADAKVMYEEASQIANDAVSSIRTVASFSAEDKVMKMYEQKCEGPLKQGVRLGIVSGAGFGVGALALYCTQAFCFYIGAILIQNGRASFGEVFKVFFALTMSATGISQASATAPDVNKVKDSAASIFELLDSKPEIDSSKEEGTTLSSVRGEIELLHVSFKYPTRPDIPIFRDLCLSIPSGKTVALVGESGSGKSTVIALIERFYNPNSGQIFLDGVELRKFRLSWLRQQMGLVSQEPVLFNDTIRANIAYGKKGEVTEEEIINATKAANAHTFISGLPNGYNTGVGERGVQLSGGQKQRIAISRAILKDPKILLLDEATSALDAESERIVQDALDRVMVNRTTVVVAHRLTTIMGADVIAVVKNGVLCEKGKHDVLMKIKDGVYASLVALHASAQ; this comes from the exons ATGGCCGACGGTCAGGCGGCGGCGGTGAAGCCACCGGAGAAGAAAGAGGATGAGAAAGTGCCGTTTTATAAACTATTTTCCTTTGCAGACAAGCTCGACATACTTCTAATGGTGGTTGGCACAATCTCAGCCATCGGGAATGGCGTGTCGCAGCCGCTCATGACGCTTATTTTCGGCGAGTTGATCGATTCCTTCGGCGGTGGTGATCGATCGACTGTTGTGCATGCAGTTTCCAAG GTTTCGTTGAAATTGGTATACTTGGGCATTGGTGCTG AGATGGTGTGTTGGATGGTAACTGGTGAAAGACAGGCTACTCGAATAAGAGGACTATACTTGAAAACTATATTAAGGCAGGATGTCGAGTTCTTCGATACTCAAACCTCAACAGGAGAGATCATTGGGAGGATGTCTGGCGATACGATTCTCATTCAAGAAGCCATGGGTGAAAAA GTGggaaaatttattcaatttttttcaacaTTCTTTGGAGGCTTTATTATTGCTTTCTGTAGAGGATGGCTCCTGTCGATCGTCTTGTGTACGTGCATTCCTGCTCTTGTTGCAGCAGGAGCAGTTTCGGCTGTACTCATGGGGAAGATGGCGACACGTGGACAAACTGCTTATGCTGATGCCGGAAATGTAGTTGAGCAAACAGTTGGAGCAATTAGGACG GTTCAATCCTACACTGGTGAGAAACAAGCTGTGGATAAGTACGACGCCAAATTGGTTATTGCTTATAAGGCTTCTGTGAAACAAGGGCTAGCTTCAGGCACTGGATTTGGTTGCATGTTGTTCATGGTCTTTTCTACTTATGGACTTGCAATTTGGTATGGAGGCAAACTGATAATCACCAAAGGATACAGTGGAGGGAAAGTTGTGAATGTTATCATGTCCATCATGACAGGGGGGAT AGCAATTGGCCAGGCTTTTCCATGTGTGAATGCCTTTGCAGCAGGGCAAGCTGCTGCCTACAAGATGTTTGAGACCATCCATCGGAAACCAAAAATTGATGCTGATTGTGGTGGAATTATTTTGGAGGATATAAAAGGGGAGATCGAGCTCAAAGATGTGTATTTCAGATATCCAGCAAGACCAGAAATCCAGATATTTCAAGGCTTCTCGATTTTCATACCGAGTGGGAAGACTGCTGCTTTGGTTGGGCAGAGTGGGAGTGGCAAATCAACCGTGATTAGCTTCGTGGAGAGGTTTTATGATCCTGAAGCTGGACAAGTACTGATTGATGGAGTTGACTTGAAGAAGTTAAAGCTGAAATGGATCAGAGGAAAGATTGGACTTGTCAGCCAGGAACCTATCTTGTTTGCCACTTCCATTAAAGAGAACATACTATACGGGAAGGAAGATGCCACGGATGAAGAGATACGAAGGGCTATTCAGCTTGCTAATGCTGCTAAGTTCATTGACAAGTTACCAAAG GGTCTTGATACAATGGTGGGAGAACATGGTACCCAGCTCTCTGGGGGTCAGAAGCAGAGGATTGCGATTGCTCGTGCCATTCTGAAAGATCCCAGAATTCTGCTTCTTGATGAAGCAACGAGCGCTCTTGATGCCGAGTCAGAACGAACGGTTCAGGAAGCACTCGACAATGTCATGACAAACCGTACAACAGTGGTGGTTGCACATCGTTTGACAACTATTAGGAATGCTGATATCATAGCCGTTGTGCATCAAGGGAAACTGGTAGAGCAAG GCACACATGATGAACTGATGAATGATCCTGAAGGAGCTTATACGCAACTTGTTCGCATGCAAGAAAGGAGCAAAGAGGCTGAAACTAGTCCTAGCAGTCAAGAAGAGACCCCTCACGCCTTAGATAGAAGCTTGAGCAGATCCGACAGCCAGAGACTTTCCATGCGCAAATCCTCAAGCAATGACTCATCAAGGCATTCTTTCACACTTTACGGTGTTCCTACCTTTGACCTGCGCGGAATCCAACCTATCGAAGACGATGTAGAAGAACCTGACGAAGACACAACGAGCAGACGCAGCAAAGTTTCTATCAGACGGTTAGCAGCCATGAACAAACCCGAAGTGCCATATTTGCTACTTGGGTGTGTAGGTGCAGGAGTGCAGGGTTTGGTCTTCCCTATGTTCGGGCTTTTGCTGTCAACAGCTATCAGAATCTTCTTCGAACCTCCGAGTCAGCTCAAGAAGGATTCCAGTTTTTGGGGGCTTATGATGGTTGTGCTAGGCCTCAGTACTCTGCTGGCCCTTCCTGTACAGAACTACTTCTTCGGAGTTGCAGGTGGAAAATTGATCCAGAGAATTCGCTCTTTGTCGTTTAAGAAGGTCGTTCACCAAGAGATCAGTTGGTTTGATGATCCTACAAACTCAAG TGGAGCAATTGGAGCGAGATTATCAAGTGATGCCGCGACTGTTAGAAGCATTGTGGGGGATGCTTTGGGACTGATAGCTCAAAATATGTCCACTTGTTTAGCAGGTCTCATCATTGCCTTCACTGCTAACTGGTTGCTGGCCATCATTATCTTAGCAGTCCTTCCTCTTGTTGGTTTACAAGGATTCCTTCAGATGAGATTCTACAAAGGCTTCTCTGCTGATGCCAAG GTTATGTATGAAGAGGCTAGCCAAATAGCAAACGACGCTGTTAGCAGTATCAGAACAGTGGCGTCGTTCAGCGCTGAGGACAAGGTGATGAAGATGTACGAGCAGAAATGCGAGGGTCCTCTAAAGCAAGGAGTCAGGCTCGGAATTGTAAGTGGTGCAGGTTTTGGTGTTGGTGCGTTGGCGCTCTACTGCACCCAGGCCTTCTGTTTCTATATAGGAGCCATACTCATTCAAAACGGTAGAGCATCATTTGGTGAAGTATTCAAGGTTTTCTTCGCCTTAACCATGTCTGCGACTGGGATCTCCCAAGCTAGTGCCACAGCTCCGGATGTCAACAAAGTGAAAGACTCTGCTGCCTCTATATTCGAGCTGCTCGACAGCAAGCCTGAGATCGATTCAAGCAAAGAGGAAGGCACGACGTTGTCTAGTGTTCGCGGTGAGATTGAGCTTCTTCATGTCAGTTTCAAGTATCCCACACGGCCTGATATTCCAATCTTCAGAGACTTATGCCTCTCCATACCTTCTGGAAAG ACAGTTGCTCTAGTTGGGGAGAGTGGCAGTGGAAAATCAACCGTCATCGCGCTGATAGAGAGATTCTACAATCCTAACTCGGGCCAGATTTTCTTGGACGGAGTGGAGCTCAGGAAGTTCAGGCTGAGTTGGCTGAGGCAACAGATGGGGCTGGTGAGCCAGGAGCCGGTGCTGTTCAATGACACAATCCGAGCCAATATCGCCTACGGGAAGAAGGGAGAGGTGACAGAGGAAGAGATCATCAACGCAACGAAAGCAGCCAACGCTCACACCTTCATCTCCGGGCTGCCTAATGGCTACAACACGGGCGTTGGGGAGAGAGGCGTGCAGTTATCAGGTGGTCAGAAGCAACGGATAGCCATTTCTCGGGCAATACTGAAGGACCCCAAGATCCTTCTCCTTGACGAGGCGACAAGTGCGCTGGATGCTGAGTCGGAGAGGATAGTGCAGGACGCGTTGGATCGGGTGATGGTGAACAGAACCACGGTTGTGGTGGCGCATCGGCTGACGACGATAATGGGGGCGGATGTCATTGCGGTGGTGAAGAACGGAGTGCTTTGTGAGAAGGGGAAGCATGATGTGCTGATGAAGATCAAAGATGGAGTGTATGCATCATTGGTTGCTCTTCATGCAAGTGCACAGTAG